The following are encoded together in the Salvia hispanica cultivar TCC Black 2014 chromosome 6, UniMelb_Shisp_WGS_1.0, whole genome shotgun sequence genome:
- the LOC125196996 gene encoding zingipain-2-like, with product MAPPTLVTKLVLSAFFVLQICAFASARRTSSMAKRHQQWMTGFGRSYKDAEEKAHRFKIFKANAAFIDTFNAGENCSHTLAINEFADLTHEEFMSTRTGAMVGMESLRTSSAFMYAEADDDDIPDSVDWRARGAVTQVKNQGQCGSCWAFSAVAATEGINQLTTGDLVSLSEQELIDCDNTQSQGCHGGYPDKAFQYIADNDGLSPDSDYIYEATDGSCSPERATSRAGKISGYENVPANDEAALMKAVANQPVSVVIDAGGAGFRFHNSGVFTGECGTEMNHAVTVVGYGESSDGIKYWLVKNSWGTGWGEDGYVRIQRESGNVEGLCGIAKWASYPVA from the exons ATGGCACCACCAACACTTGTAACTAAGCTTGTTTTGAGTGCATTTTTTGTGCTTCAGATTTGTGCATTTGCGAGCGCACGCCGCACCTCATCGATGGCGAAGAGGCACCAGCAGTGGATGACGGGATTCGGGCGCAGCTACAAAGATGCCGAGGAGAAGGCCCACAGGTTCAAGATATTCAAGGCCAATGCCGCCTTCATCGACACCTTCAACGCCGGTGAGAACTGCTCCCACACGCTCGCCATCAACGAGTTCGCTGATCTCACTCATGAGGAGTTCATGTCGACTAGAACTGGAGCCATGGTGGGGATGGAATCTCTCCGGACCTCGTCTGCGTTCATGTACGCAGAAGCGGACGACGATGATATTCCGGACAGCGTCGACTGGAGAGCAAGGGGTGCCGTCACTCAAGTTAAGAATCAAGGCCAATGTG GAAGTTGTTGGGCATTTTCGGCAGTTGCAGCAACAGAAGGCATAAACCAGCTGACCACCGGGGATCTGGTTTCTTTGTCCGAACAAGAGCTCATTGATTGCGACAATACCCAAAGCCAAGGATGCCACGGCGGATATCCCGACAAAGCGTTCCAGTACATCGCTGATAACGACGGCCTCTCACCCGACTCAGACTACATCTACGAAGCAACCGATGGCAGTTGCAGCCCTGAGCGAGCGACTTCCCGCGCCGGCAAGATCAGTGGGTACGAGAATGTCCCGGCCAACGACGAGGCGGCGCTGATGAAGGCCGTGGCTAACCAGCCCGTCTCTGTCGTCATTGATGCTGGCGGAGCCGGGTTTCGGTTCCACAACAGCGGCGTCTTCACGGGAGAGTGCGGGACGGAGATGAACCATGCGGTGACGGTCGTCGGCTACGGCGAAAGTAGCGACGGAATTAAGTATTGGTTGGTGAAGAATTCGTGGGGAACGGGATGGGGAGAGGATGGATATGTGAGGATTCAAAGGGAGAGTGGAAATGTTGAAGGACTTTGTGGCATTGCTAAGTGGGCATCCTATCCCGTTgcttaa
- the LOC125192904 gene encoding UBP1-associated protein 2C-like, whose product MDLTKKRKADENGRSYPLTADLGNPMAAVPPSSMGILAPEDAEKILEPFTKEQLLPIIRAAVLRHPDVLEAVRAVADADPVQRKLFVRGLGWETTTEKLRQVFSTYGELDEANSIVITDKNTGKSKGYGFVTFKHIDAAILALKEANKKIDGRMTVTQLAAAGNSGNSHSSDVALRKIYVGNIPFEISSERLLAHFSMYGEIEEGPLGFDKQTGKAKGFAFFVYKTEEGAKASLVDPMKTIDGHQLVCKLATDNKKPKPNAGPPGGMAPGMPNSGPMGMPPRNYGMGGYMGYGPGPNMPQPPQQGGMVHQNVGYNTAMGGPGGPGGQGYGGGYGGGASGYDGVGGAGAGEYGGGMGSAGGYRMPPSSLGMQGSGGYPDSGSYGLQSAYPPQPNHPAGPGPRLPAYQGMPPY is encoded by the coding sequence ATGGATCTCACCAAGAAACGCAAGGCCGATGAGAACGGAAGATCGTATCCCTTAACCGCCGATCTCGGGAACCCAATGGCCGCCGTGCCGCCGTCTTCGATGGGCATCCTTGCTCCCGAAGACGCAGAGAAGATCCTCGAGCCCTTCACCAAGGAGCAGCTCCTTCCGATTATTCGCGCCGCCGTGCTCCGCCACCCCGACGTCTTGGAGGCCGTGCGCGCCGTCGCCGACGCCGATCCCGTCCAGCGCAAACTCTTCGTCCGCGGCCTCGGTTGGGAGACCACCACGGAGAAATTGCGTCAGGTGTTTTCCACTTATGGGGAACTGGATGAGGCGAATTCCATCGTAATTACCGATAAGAATACCGGGAAATCGAAGGGTTACGGGTTTGTGACGTTTAAGCACATCGATGCTGCGATATTAGCATTGAAGGAGGCCAATAAGAAGATTGACGGGCGGATGACGGTGACTCAGCTTGCCGCTGCTGGAAATTCAGGTAATTCTCATTCGAGTGATGTAGCGTTGAGGAAGATTTATGTTGGTAATATTCCGTTTGAGATTTCCTCCGAGAGATTGTTGGCTCACTTTTCGATGTACGGGGAGATTGAGGAAGGGCCATTAGGATTTGATAAGCAGACTGGAAAGGCCAAGGGTTTTGCCTTTTTCGTGTATAAGACAGAGGAGGGTGCGAAGGCCTCATTGGTAGACCCCATGAAAACTATCGATGGTCATCAGCTTGTGTGTAAGTTGGCTACAGATAACAAGAAACCGAAGCCAAATGCTGGACCACCAGGCGGAATGGCTCCTGGTATGCCGAATTCTGGGCCTATGGGTATGCCGCCACGGAATTATGGTATGGGAGGTTATATGGGATACGGCCCAGGGCCTAACATGCCTCAGCCACCGCAGCAGGGTGGAATGGTGCATCAGAATGTAGGCTACAACACTGCAATGGGTGGGCCTGGAGGACCCGGAGGTCAAGGTTATGGTGGTGGATATGGAGGTGGTGCATCAGGGTATGATGGAGTAGGTGGGGCTGGAGCCGGGGAGTATGGTGGAGGCATGGGTAGTGCTGGGGGATACAGAATGCCTCCTAGTAGCTTGGGAATGCAGGGATCTGGGGGTTATCCTGATAGTGGGAGCTATGGGCTTCAGTCGGCGTATCCTCCGCAGCCAAACCACCCTGCTGGTCCAGGGCCTAGACTTCCGGCCTACCAGGGCATGCCACCATATTGA
- the LOC125193081 gene encoding U-box domain-containing protein 7-like has translation MSDSLTNCFFTLRFPSKKECKPAAAAVETIDTVMLTCQESKSDDRDWMAALKKSVKLLHFGGCEEKEAAAGEMKKLAEEDAKRIRTMAELGVIPPLVAMVGSEAAARRRLAVQVLIQLANASFTNKAVMVEAGILSRLHKNMSLLNETDKQESAELLLAISHLANSQFPFNTSRIIPIVVSILESNPSIATKHLCLSTLHNLSSLLDNAPALILTGVVPTLTKLASSRETSERSLATLGNLAVTSAGRKALEVDPTVPEGLIEVMTWEESPKCQELSAYILMVLAHQSSLQRRKMAEAGIVQVLLGVALLGSPLAQRRAMKLLQWFKDERRVRVGPHSGPLQVGGGAILGSGSPLSEKEAEEGKRMMRRIVRQSLCKNMERITRRANSGAPGDAAGVKALVVSTSSKSLPY, from the exons ATGTCCGATTCTTTAACCAACTGCTTCTTCACTCTAAGATTTCCATCCAAGAAAGAGTGCAaaccggcggcggcggcggttgAGACTATAGATACAGTTATGCTGACGTGTCAAGAATCCAAGAGTGACGATCGTGATTGGATGGCCGCGTTGAAGAAATCGGTGAAGTTGCTTCATTTTGGGGGATGCGAGGAGAAGGAAGCGGCGGCGGGAGAGATGAAGAAGCTGGCGGAGGAGGATGCGAAGCGGATTCGGACCATGGCGGAGCTCGGGGTTATTCCGCCGCTGGTCGCCATGGTCGGGTCCGAGGCGGCGGCGCGTCGGAGATTGGCTGTGCAAGTTCTCATTCAACTCGCCAATGCCTCTTTCAc TAACAAGGCTGTAATGGTGGAGGCAGGAATTTTATCAAGACTGCACAAGAATATGAGTTTGTTAAATGAAACAGATAAGCAAGAATCAGCAGAGCTTCTCCTCGCCATATCACACCTAGCCAACAGTCAATTCCCCTTTAACACATCAAGAATCATTCCAATTGTAGTCAGCATTCTCGAATCAAATCCAAGCATAGCCACCAAACACCTCTGCTTGAGCACATTGCACAACCTCTCTTCCCTCCTCGACAACGCGCCAGCCCTGATCTTGACCGGGGTGGTCCCCACCCTAACGAAGCTGGCCTCGTCGAGGGAGACCTCCGAGAGAAGCCTGGCCACGTTAGGCAACCTGGCAGTGACCTCAGCTGGGAGGAAGGCGCTCGAGGTGGACCCCACCGTGCCCGAGGGCCTAATCGAGGTCATGACGTGGGAGGAGAGCCCGAAATGCCAGGAGCTCTCTGCCTACATTCTGATGGTCCTGGCCCACCAGAGCTCCCTGCAGAGGCGGAAGATGGCCGAGGCCGGGATCGTGCAGGTGCTTCTGGGAGTGGCGCTGCTGGGGAGCCCGCTGGCGCAGAGGAGGGCGATGAAGCTGCTGCAGTGGTTCAAGGACGAGCGGAGGGTGAGGGTGGGTCCCCACTCGGGGCCCCTGCAGGTAGGGGGCGGGGCGATCCTGGGATCAGGATCGCCCCTGAGTGAGAAGGAAGCGGAGGAGGGGAAGAGGATGATGAGGAGGATTGTGAGGCAGAGTTTGTGTAAGAACATGGAGAGGATCACGCGTCGCGCCAACAGTGGAGCGCCCGGGGATGCGGCCGGGGTCAAGGCGTTGGTGGTTAGCACAAGTTCTAAGAGCTTGCCATACTAG